AAAAACATTATGCGGCTACTTATCTGGATTCTCTTCGCCGCGCTTTGATTTTGGAACCACGCGGTCACGCCGGTATGTTTGGTGCGGTTCTTATGGAACCGGTGCAGACCGGCCTGGCCGATACCGGTGTCATATTTATGGACAGCGGCGGCTATTTAAATATGTGCGGTCATGGATCTATTGGCGTAGCAACTGTTTTAGTTGACCAAAAACTGATTTCAGTACAGGAACCCTATACAACTGCTGTTTTGGAAACGCCTTCCGGCCTTGTGCAGACGGAAGTAAAAGTATCTGACGGCAAAGCGCAAGAGGTTACACTGACCAATCTTCCCTGCTTTTTGTATAAGGAGAATGTTGAAATTTCTCTGGAAAGATTTGCAAGTGTTTTTGTGGATGTTGCTTTTGGCGGTAATTTTTTTGCTTTAGTAAACGCAGATGCTCTGGGAATTAATTTGGTGGAAGGACAATTGCCCGCTCTGGTGCAAACCGGGATGGAGATTTTGGATAAAGTAAACGCCGCGATTTCTGTTTCCCATCCCTATTTAGATATTACATCGGTGGATTTAGTTGAATTCTACGGAAAATCGTTAAACCCCAAAGCGTCATTAAAAAATGTAGTTGTATTTGGTGATCGCCAAGTAGATCGGTCGCCGTGCGGAACCGGATCGAGTGCAAAAGTAGCGGCCTTATATAAGAAAGGCAAGCTGAAGCTTAATGAGGAGTTTGTTTATGAGAGTATTACAGGCTCTTTATTCCGGGCGAAAGTTTGGAAAGAAACGCGGGCTGGCGAATTTGATGCAGTCATTCCCAAAATTACCGGCAGTGCATATATAACGGGAATACATGAAATGATCTTGAATTCAAACGATCCATTTAAATATGGATTCCGGTTACATGAAATATAAGGAGATCTGTAAAATGGGAGAGCAGCGATATGTTTATCCCCTAAAACAGCATATTGGCGTACCGAGCGAATGCGTAGTACAAGTC
This genomic window from Veillonellales bacterium contains:
- a CDS encoding proline racemase family protein, which encodes MVLPTDKSSLLANLSPNDQHFLVVDSHTMGEPTRIILHGFPPILGDTMMEKKHYAATYLDSLRRALILEPRGHAGMFGAVLMEPVQTGLADTGVIFMDSGGYLNMCGHGSIGVATVLVDQKLISVQEPYTTAVLETPSGLVQTEVKVSDGKAQEVTLTNLPCFLYKENVEISLERFASVFVDVAFGGNFFALVNADALGINLVEGQLPALVQTGMEILDKVNAAISVSHPYLDITSVDLVEFYGKSLNPKASLKNVVVFGDRQVDRSPCGTGSSAKVAALYKKGKLKLNEEFVYESITGSLFRAKVWKETRAGEFDAVIPKITGSAYITGIHEMILNSNDPFKYGFRLHEI